Proteins encoded together in one Pontiella desulfatans window:
- a CDS encoding Ig-like domain-containing protein, with product MLWHCDEYDKPLGPPKGNGVQTGDLIYERSFEYADVWLDLENANSIITWHKAPVAHWTMEDGSGTVVSDVSGNGYDGTLSGGAWVSGINGGGAIEFSGSASADSVSIPVDIFDAVTNEITVAMWVNGNAAAQPRDDSVFEAQDAGGSPLFNIQLPSAGSQVVWDAGDHISKTAAPADFEGAWNHWAFTKNAAIGTMNIYLNGVLWHSGAGNTKPMTGAAANACFGSGVGADYYEGALDDVRIYNSVLSESEIAALAHKRPVADPDRLGVDEDASVVVTLSGSNADGGTSGLTYAVGVQPAHGTLGGSAPNLVYTPDTDFFGSDRFFFIVDDGGTNSYAAEVSIAVNAVQDAPEASSQSIFVRADDSVGFTLSGSDDDGESLTFTVETDPSNGTLGGTAPNLTYTPDPGYLGADSFTFTVNDGHDDSAPATVSITVNQEVTDAIAAYDFDDGTGTATTNASLIDPSVTASDYGVGSGLNVVIDTSANSLSENLDAEGNIFGTANPISFGGIRDDLGFTRQGDLSNAISENEYMTFTVTPGEGMEMDLSRITFRTWIENATESVNAWSLYSSVGGYSQANAIASGATTNVGEWVGHVIDLGAEQFQNVTDAVEFRLYIYDGRNNSGSTTLFDKVLLHGTVCLSYADWAASYGLTGADAARAADVEHGGRGDGYDNLVEFALGMDPTNSDAGTRDWVDIASVGGTNWFEYVYYRRSDYLDRGLEYLLIDSTNLVDSAETTNVQDQILVGVGADGYEPVTNRYLTDDPVKFINLKFREE from the coding sequence GTGCTCTGGCATTGCGATGAGTATGACAAACCGTTAGGTCCGCCGAAGGGGAACGGGGTCCAAACCGGTGATTTGATCTATGAACGCTCGTTTGAATATGCCGATGTGTGGCTGGACCTTGAAAATGCAAATTCCATCATTACATGGCATAAGGCCCCGGTCGCCCATTGGACCATGGAAGATGGAAGCGGTACGGTGGTCAGCGATGTATCAGGAAACGGATATGACGGCACGTTGTCCGGCGGTGCGTGGGTGAGCGGAATCAATGGCGGCGGCGCTATTGAATTTTCTGGAAGCGCATCTGCTGATTCGGTCAGCATTCCTGTCGATATTTTCGATGCGGTGACCAATGAAATTACGGTTGCGATGTGGGTGAATGGCAATGCTGCCGCACAGCCACGGGATGATTCGGTGTTCGAAGCTCAGGATGCAGGCGGCAGTCCGCTGTTTAACATTCAGTTGCCTTCGGCTGGTTCCCAGGTGGTTTGGGATGCCGGGGACCATATCAGCAAAACCGCCGCCCCTGCGGATTTTGAAGGAGCGTGGAACCACTGGGCTTTTACGAAGAATGCAGCCATCGGCACGATGAATATTTATCTGAACGGGGTGTTGTGGCATTCCGGAGCCGGGAATACCAAACCGATGACCGGTGCAGCTGCGAATGCCTGTTTCGGCAGCGGCGTAGGGGCCGATTATTATGAAGGTGCTCTGGACGATGTCCGTATCTACAACAGTGTACTCTCGGAGTCCGAAATTGCCGCACTTGCCCATAAGCGCCCGGTTGCTGATCCGGATAGGCTGGGTGTGGATGAAGATGCTTCGGTTGTTGTCACCTTGAGCGGCTCGAATGCCGACGGCGGCACCAGCGGCCTAACGTATGCCGTCGGCGTACAGCCGGCCCATGGAACGCTGGGCGGCTCCGCTCCAAACCTGGTCTACACGCCCGATACGGATTTCTTCGGCTCGGACCGCTTTTTCTTCATTGTGGATGACGGCGGGACGAACAGCTATGCGGCAGAGGTTTCGATTGCCGTAAACGCCGTTCAGGATGCTCCGGAAGCTTCCTCTCAGAGCATCTTTGTTCGTGCAGATGATTCGGTTGGCTTTACGCTGAGCGGATCCGATGACGACGGTGAAAGCCTGACCTTCACCGTGGAGACCGATCCTTCCAACGGCACGCTGGGAGGAACGGCTCCGAACTTGACCTATACGCCCGATCCCGGCTATCTGGGGGCGGACAGCTTCACCTTCACGGTTAATGACGGCCACGATGACAGTGCACCGGCCACGGTCTCCATTACGGTGAATCAGGAAGTGACCGATGCCATCGCCGCGTACGATTTTGATGATGGAACTGGCACGGCCACTACTAATGCCTCTCTCATTGATCCGAGTGTGACGGCCAGTGATTACGGCGTGGGTTCCGGCTTGAACGTTGTCATTGACACCAGCGCCAACAGTCTTTCCGAAAACCTGGACGCGGAAGGAAACATTTTCGGGACCGCCAATCCGATTTCGTTCGGGGGAATTCGGGATGATCTCGGATTTACCCGACAAGGCGATCTTTCGAATGCCATTTCTGAAAACGAATATATGACCTTTACCGTGACGCCCGGGGAGGGAATGGAGATGGATCTGTCCCGCATCACGTTCCGGACATGGATCGAGAATGCCACAGAGTCGGTAAACGCCTGGTCGCTCTACTCGTCGGTGGGCGGATATTCGCAGGCGAATGCGATTGCTTCCGGAGCAACGACAAACGTTGGCGAGTGGGTCGGCCACGTGATTGATCTTGGCGCGGAACAGTTCCAGAACGTAACCGATGCCGTGGAGTTTCGTCTCTACATCTATGACGGCAGAAACAACAGCGGTTCGACTACCCTGTTTGACAAGGTGCTTTTGCACGGCACCGTCTGCCTCAGCTATGCAGACTGGGCCGCAAGCTACGGTTTGACCGGCGCTGATGCGGCGCGCGCGGCCGATGTGGAGCACGGCGGACGGGGCGACGGCTATGACAACCTGGTGGAATTTGCGTTGGGTATGGATCCGACCAATTCAGACGCCGGAACCCGGGATTGGGTGGATATTGCGTCCGTGGGCGGAACCAACTGGTTTGAATACGTATACTACCGACGGTCGGACTACCTTGATCGGGGATTGGAATACCTATTGATCGATTCAACCAATCTGGTGGATTCCGCCGAGACCACAAATGTGCAGGATCAGATCCTTGTCGGTGTTGGGGCCGATGGCTATGAGCCGGTAACGAACCGCTACTTGACGGATGATCCTGTAAAGTTCATCAATCTCAAATTCCGGGAGGAGTAG
- the istA gene encoding IS21 family transposase — protein sequence MQWWTDIRRKVLVEGVSKRQVKAEYRIHTKTLEKILAHPKPPGYRMNKPRPKPMIGPFLGRIDEILQQDRELPKKQRHTAKRIFDRLKEEGYTGGYTQVKDAVRNARVRLKDVYIPLAHRPGEAQMDFGYALAKINGQLRKVAFFVMSLPYSDAVYVQAYEKICTEVFWDGHVRAFAFFSSVPCRISYDNERVMVAKVMKRHQRKLTDGFLQLQSHYLFKEHFCNVARGNEKGVVESMVRCTRSNFMVPVPEVRSFDELNRMLEERCREELGRKLRGKDGTKGQLLADERGRFIDLPVVPFESCRVRTCTASSLSLVRFDGNDYSVPVRCAA from the coding sequence ATGCAATGGTGGACCGACATCAGACGAAAGGTGCTTGTTGAAGGAGTCAGTAAGCGACAGGTAAAGGCCGAGTACAGGATTCACACCAAGACGCTGGAGAAGATTCTGGCGCACCCGAAGCCTCCGGGATACCGGATGAACAAGCCGAGACCAAAGCCCATGATCGGGCCGTTTCTCGGTCGGATCGACGAGATTCTCCAGCAGGACCGGGAGTTGCCAAAAAAGCAACGGCATACGGCCAAGCGGATTTTTGATCGCCTGAAAGAGGAAGGATACACCGGCGGGTATACGCAGGTGAAGGATGCCGTGCGAAACGCCCGGGTGCGACTGAAGGATGTCTACATTCCGCTGGCCCATCGCCCCGGCGAGGCGCAGATGGATTTCGGCTATGCCCTGGCAAAAATCAACGGTCAGCTTCGGAAGGTCGCTTTTTTCGTGATGAGCCTGCCGTATTCGGATGCGGTCTATGTGCAGGCCTACGAAAAGATCTGCACGGAGGTTTTCTGGGACGGGCATGTGAGGGCCTTCGCCTTTTTCAGCAGTGTGCCATGCCGCATCAGCTACGACAACGAGCGGGTGATGGTGGCCAAGGTAATGAAGCGCCACCAACGCAAGCTCACCGACGGGTTCCTTCAGCTCCAGAGCCACTACCTGTTCAAGGAACACTTCTGCAACGTGGCCCGGGGCAACGAAAAGGGCGTGGTTGAATCGATGGTGCGCTGCACCCGCTCCAACTTCATGGTTCCGGTTCCGGAGGTCCGAAGCTTTGATGAGCTCAACCGCATGCTTGAAGAGCGTTGCCGGGAGGAGCTTGGGCGTAAACTGCGGGGCAAGGACGGAACGAAGGGGCAGTTGCTGGCCGATGAGCGTGGCCGTTTTATTGATCTGCCGGTCGTGCCGTTCGAGTCCTGCCGGGTGCGAACCTGCACCGCCAGCTCCTTGTCGCTCGTGCGTTTCGATGGCAACGATTATTCGGTGCCCGTGCGCTGCGCCGCATAA
- a CDS encoding glycosyl hydrolase family 95 catalytic domain-containing protein → MNGVGKIKIAVAAIWLGAASAAVAAVDWATFLARHDLVWTEAPQAWHDGPFLGNGMLGSMLHQVDDHTLRISLGRADMEDHQPEGTSFIKQSRLPNGYFTLKTVGKITGFDGRLDLYNAETRVTLTTERGTVDILGLVHSQDMAIFYELKPSAGEQGLKLDFVPLHAISPARLQAELAVEKEGEKAPKSRQGWAKSAYTYNPDPELATVDGYSVSRQPLTCGGENGTAWFVKDGGKGAMRLYVSIEHSYPEATATADAVAHLKKIEAEPFEKFISRHRNWWHDYYPQSFISLDDTRMESFYWIQVYKFGSGARKGRAFMDTMGPWMVENTAWANGWFNLNTQLSYWFLSTANRLEVAESLFARLDEKLPQLIANMPDACGGECAGMGSIVPQTFISPVGRVGNGFMGELLWTCHDYWLMLERTMDAERTTGKFFPLLKKSVNTYLGYMVEGDDGKLHLPPTRSPEYGGGEDCNFNLALFRWGLSTLIQLDRRYGIGDPLLPKWKDVHARLVDYPTNENGYMVAKDFPFAQSHRHYSHLMMIYPLIEVNWDQPENRGLIEKSVDHWINYPGTGNAGYSFSGAAAMYALMENGEEAARYLDVFMRMQELFPKSPGKIWCTTMYTETSRIQPVTETPLSLCDSMQLMLLQSWGDKIRVFPATPDHWKNIAFDGLLAKGGFEVSAKRAGGITQFIRIKSNAGEPCLLKTDIKLGRIEGIPKEAVKRGADGTLNIDLKKGQTVTLFADGVESLVIEPVETDSSTWNSFGLNERYKRNG, encoded by the coding sequence ATGAATGGTGTTGGTAAAATAAAAATTGCGGTTGCGGCCATCTGGCTGGGTGCCGCGAGTGCGGCTGTGGCGGCGGTGGATTGGGCGACCTTCCTTGCGCGGCACGATCTGGTTTGGACGGAGGCGCCGCAGGCCTGGCACGACGGCCCGTTCCTAGGCAACGGGATGCTGGGCTCGATGCTGCACCAGGTGGACGACCACACGCTGAGGATCAGCCTCGGCCGGGCGGATATGGAGGATCACCAGCCCGAGGGAACGTCGTTTATTAAACAGTCCCGCTTGCCGAACGGCTATTTTACGCTGAAAACGGTTGGGAAGATCACGGGCTTTGACGGCCGCCTCGATCTCTATAATGCGGAAACCCGAGTGACGCTGACAACGGAGAGGGGAACCGTCGATATTCTTGGACTCGTCCACAGCCAGGACATGGCCATCTTCTATGAGCTCAAACCATCCGCCGGTGAACAGGGCTTAAAACTCGATTTTGTGCCGCTACACGCCATTTCGCCTGCGCGGTTGCAAGCGGAGTTGGCCGTTGAAAAGGAGGGGGAAAAGGCGCCGAAGAGTCGGCAGGGCTGGGCCAAATCGGCCTATACATACAATCCGGATCCGGAGCTGGCCACGGTCGATGGCTATTCCGTTTCGCGGCAACCGCTGACCTGCGGCGGCGAGAACGGCACGGCGTGGTTCGTGAAAGATGGCGGCAAGGGGGCGATGCGGCTCTATGTATCCATTGAGCACAGCTATCCGGAAGCCACGGCCACAGCTGATGCGGTTGCCCATTTGAAAAAGATCGAGGCCGAGCCGTTCGAAAAGTTTATTTCCAGGCACCGGAACTGGTGGCACGACTATTACCCTCAAAGTTTCATCAGTCTCGACGACACGCGGATGGAAAGCTTTTACTGGATCCAGGTCTACAAGTTCGGTTCCGGTGCGCGGAAAGGGCGCGCGTTCATGGATACGATGGGGCCGTGGATGGTGGAAAACACGGCCTGGGCGAACGGCTGGTTTAACCTGAACACGCAGCTTTCCTACTGGTTCCTCTCCACCGCCAACCGCCTGGAGGTGGCGGAAAGCCTTTTTGCCAGGCTCGATGAAAAACTGCCGCAGCTGATTGCCAACATGCCCGATGCATGCGGCGGCGAATGCGCCGGCATGGGCTCGATTGTGCCGCAGACCTTTATCAGTCCGGTGGGGCGGGTGGGTAATGGTTTCATGGGGGAGCTGCTGTGGACGTGCCACGACTATTGGCTGATGCTGGAGCGCACGATGGATGCCGAGCGCACGACCGGGAAATTTTTTCCGCTGCTGAAAAAGTCGGTGAACACCTATCTCGGCTATATGGTGGAAGGTGATGACGGTAAATTGCATCTGCCGCCGACCCGCTCGCCGGAATATGGCGGGGGGGAGGATTGCAACTTTAACCTGGCGCTGTTCCGCTGGGGGCTGTCGACGCTGATCCAACTCGACAGGCGCTACGGCATCGGCGATCCACTGCTTCCGAAGTGGAAGGATGTGCATGCGCGGCTGGTGGATTATCCGACCAACGAAAACGGCTACATGGTCGCGAAGGATTTTCCTTTCGCGCAGTCGCACCGTCACTATTCCCACCTGATGATGATCTATCCGCTGATCGAGGTGAATTGGGATCAGCCGGAAAACCGCGGGCTGATCGAGAAGTCGGTCGATCATTGGATCAACTATCCGGGTACGGGGAATGCAGGGTATTCCTTCAGCGGCGCGGCGGCCATGTATGCCTTGATGGAAAACGGTGAAGAAGCGGCGCGCTATCTTGATGTTTTCATGCGGATGCAGGAGTTGTTCCCGAAGAGCCCGGGCAAGATCTGGTGCACGACCATGTATACCGAAACATCCCGCATCCAGCCGGTCACCGAAACCCCGCTTTCGCTGTGCGATTCCATGCAACTGATGCTGCTGCAGAGCTGGGGCGATAAGATCCGCGTGTTCCCGGCCACTCCCGATCATTGGAAAAACATCGCATTCGACGGTCTGCTGGCCAAAGGCGGGTTTGAAGTCAGCGCAAAGCGGGCGGGTGGTATCACGCAGTTTATCCGCATCAAGAGCAATGCCGGGGAGCCGTGCTTGCTGAAAACAGACATTAAGCTTGGGCGCATTGAAGGCATTCCGAAGGAAGCGGTGAAGCGCGGGGCGGACGGCACGCTGAATATTGATCTGAAGAAGGGGCAAACAGTCACCCTGTTTGCTGACGGGGTTGAAAGCCTGGTTATTGAGCCGGTCGAGACCGATTCCAGCACGTGGAACTCTTTCGGCTTGAATGAACGATACAAAAGGAACGGATAA
- a CDS encoding sugar-binding domain-containing protein: MPILKQALGLLCAVSMTGAFFGQSLAELEDETFLGRNMTAPHATLMPYASKALAIEGDRYRSSNCQMLNGKWQFKWSPDPASRPADFYKPGFDSSNWKIIDVPSNWQIQGFGIPLYSNRPYPFAKNPPRVMDEPV; encoded by the coding sequence ATGCCGATTCTAAAACAAGCGTTGGGGCTGTTATGTGCCGTTTCCATGACGGGTGCTTTTTTCGGGCAGTCACTTGCGGAACTCGAAGATGAGACGTTTCTGGGGCGTAACATGACGGCTCCCCATGCGACGTTGATGCCTTATGCCAGTAAGGCATTAGCGATCGAAGGGGATCGGTACCGTTCATCAAACTGTCAGATGCTTAATGGTAAATGGCAGTTTAAGTGGTCACCGGATCCGGCCAGTCGTCCGGCGGATTTCTACAAACCGGGCTTTGATTCCAGCAATTGGAAAATAATCGATGTGCCTTCAAACTGGCAGATTCAGGGCTTTGGTATTCCGCTATACTCCAATAGACCATACCCCTTCGCGAAGAATCCTCCACGGGTAATGGATGAGCCTGTGTAA
- a CDS encoding alpha-L-fucosidase — MNIQSLAKRMALLGLMLMLAPICGAQGYNKPKAAGPLSNDPALEQAFMDWGLGLFVHWSFDSQLGSVISHSMDKASRDYLDRYVNELPRTFNPKEYDPDEWMQLAKLMGAKYMVFTTKHHSGFCMWDTKTTDFGIMNTPYGKDIVKEYVEACRRHGIKVGFYYSPEDFHFHYTKDIPARSAAEGRKYYDELVALSERHLDELLTHYGLIDVVFLDGGHDEELAQYVHKVSPKTLVTRGEMVTPEQKLPPHAIPGPWETCFTLGNQWQYKPTNEEYKSGSKLINMLVETRAKGGNLLINMGPMPSGKIPLEQEERFRELALWMFVNDESIHDIRPCENVGSKEVYYTQSKDGKQVYAILTGFTDDDNGPTETQWGRDQRKDFVLKELKATPETTVRILGQEHRLDKFSSRIDIETRFENTDEGLAVSAKRAQRLYNNRRWPNAVVLRFEMLSLNNRVHYRGAETRLFSQYSRLNC; from the coding sequence ATGAACATACAGTCATTGGCAAAACGGATGGCCCTGCTGGGGCTCATGCTGATGTTGGCGCCGATCTGCGGGGCGCAGGGCTATAATAAACCCAAGGCGGCGGGGCCGTTGAGCAACGATCCGGCACTTGAACAGGCGTTCATGGATTGGGGGCTGGGTTTGTTTGTGCATTGGTCGTTCGACTCCCAGCTGGGCTCGGTGATCAGCCATTCGATGGATAAGGCTTCGCGCGATTATCTGGATCGCTACGTCAATGAACTACCCCGAACCTTCAACCCGAAGGAATACGATCCGGACGAGTGGATGCAGCTGGCCAAGCTGATGGGGGCGAAATACATGGTGTTCACCACCAAGCACCATAGCGGGTTCTGCATGTGGGACACCAAAACCACGGACTTCGGCATCATGAACACGCCGTATGGCAAGGATATCGTGAAGGAGTATGTCGAAGCCTGCCGACGCCACGGCATCAAGGTGGGGTTCTATTATTCGCCGGAGGATTTCCATTTCCACTACACCAAGGATATTCCGGCCCGCTCCGCCGCGGAGGGCCGGAAGTATTATGATGAACTGGTGGCGCTCAGTGAAAGGCATCTGGACGAATTGCTAACCCACTACGGGTTGATTGATGTGGTTTTCCTGGACGGTGGACACGATGAGGAGCTCGCGCAGTATGTCCACAAGGTTTCTCCGAAAACACTGGTGACGCGCGGGGAGATGGTCACCCCGGAGCAGAAGCTCCCGCCGCACGCGATTCCGGGGCCGTGGGAAACCTGTTTCACGCTGGGCAACCAGTGGCAGTACAAGCCCACCAACGAAGAGTATAAGTCGGGATCCAAACTGATCAATATGCTGGTTGAAACGCGCGCCAAGGGCGGCAACCTGCTGATCAACATGGGGCCGATGCCGTCCGGCAAAATTCCCCTCGAGCAGGAGGAACGATTCCGCGAACTGGCGCTCTGGATGTTTGTGAACGATGAATCCATTCATGATATTAGACCCTGCGAAAATGTCGGTAGCAAAGAGGTGTATTACACCCAGTCCAAGGATGGAAAACAAGTCTACGCCATCCTGACCGGTTTTACGGATGACGACAATGGGCCAACGGAAACCCAGTGGGGCCGCGACCAGCGCAAGGATTTTGTGCTCAAGGAACTTAAAGCCACCCCCGAGACCACCGTTCGCATTCTGGGGCAGGAGCATCGGTTGGATAAATTCAGTTCCCGAATCGATATCGAAACCCGGTTCGAGAATACCGACGAAGGACTGGCGGTTTCGGCAAAACGGGCTCAGCGTTTGTACAACAACCGCCGCTGGCCGAACGCCGTCGTGTTGCGCTTTGAAATGTTGAGTTTAAATAATAGGGTCCACTACAGAGGTGCTGAAACAAGGCTTTTTTCTCAGTATTCTAGGTTGAATTGCTGA